The following coding sequences are from one Bradyrhizobium sp. 200 window:
- a CDS encoding bifunctional diguanylate cyclase/phosphodiesterase: MLPVPQASGILASLGQAAFLWDLTADTIAWSDNAGTVFTDIPAEALASGAGFARLIEPSGSIRNEALAHSAPARGGEGVAYRIEYGVRASTSAPVIWIEETGCWFAGPDGKPARAHGIVRVNNERHARDEQLMRLSRHDPLTGELNRTHLVAALAEAIEEAMRFRSSCSFMLIGIDHLARVNDAFGFDVADAVIAEVGKRIRAKLRAGDVLGRFSGNKFGLILRNCTVDDTNIAAERFLAGIRDEVIPTKSGPVSVTASIGAITIPRYAPNADEAINRAQETLDGAKRRRAGSFSLWRPNVERDAQRRVNIRVTDEIVTALNERRIVTAFEPVVEARSRQPAFYECLVRMEQADGQALLAPDIVPVAERLGLIRLVDHRVLELAVAELAASPNVRLSLNISPDTTMDPDWWTGIESLMRAHPGAGERLIVEITETVAIQDIDDVRGFVTRLKNFGSQIAIDDFGAGYTSFRNLRKLGVDIVKIDGAFVQNIARSADDRAFVHTLIDLANRLQIKTVAEWVQDEEAAVMLREWGCDYIQGRLIGLASPQRPWSTAAADTVLPAAG, encoded by the coding sequence ATGCTTCCTGTCCCACAAGCCTCCGGCATCCTTGCCTCGCTAGGTCAGGCGGCCTTCCTCTGGGACCTGACGGCGGACACCATCGCCTGGAGCGACAATGCCGGCACGGTCTTCACTGATATTCCGGCCGAGGCGCTGGCCAGCGGCGCCGGCTTCGCAAGGCTGATCGAGCCCTCCGGTTCGATCCGCAACGAGGCGCTGGCTCACTCGGCCCCGGCGCGGGGCGGCGAAGGCGTCGCCTACCGGATCGAATATGGCGTGCGGGCCTCGACCTCCGCGCCCGTGATCTGGATCGAGGAAACCGGCTGCTGGTTTGCAGGGCCTGACGGCAAGCCGGCGCGCGCGCATGGCATCGTCCGTGTCAACAATGAGCGCCACGCCCGCGACGAGCAGCTCATGCGGCTGTCGAGGCACGATCCGCTGACCGGTGAGCTCAATCGCACGCATCTCGTCGCCGCGCTGGCGGAAGCGATCGAGGAAGCCATGCGCTTCCGATCGTCCTGCTCCTTCATGCTGATCGGCATCGACCACCTGGCGCGCGTCAACGACGCCTTCGGCTTCGATGTCGCGGACGCCGTGATCGCCGAAGTCGGAAAACGCATCCGTGCCAAGCTGCGCGCCGGCGACGTGCTCGGGCGGTTCTCCGGCAACAAGTTCGGGCTGATCTTGAGGAACTGCACCGTCGACGACACCAATATCGCGGCCGAGCGCTTCCTGGCCGGGATCCGCGACGAGGTGATCCCGACCAAATCCGGCCCGGTCTCGGTGACGGCCTCGATCGGCGCGATCACCATCCCGCGCTACGCCCCCAACGCCGATGAGGCGATCAATCGCGCCCAGGAAACGCTCGACGGCGCCAAGCGCCGCCGCGCCGGATCGTTCTCGCTGTGGCGGCCGAATGTCGAACGCGACGCCCAGCGCCGCGTCAACATCCGCGTCACCGACGAGATCGTCACCGCGCTCAACGAGCGCCGCATCGTCACGGCGTTCGAACCGGTGGTCGAAGCGCGCTCGCGGCAGCCGGCGTTCTACGAGTGCCTGGTGCGAATGGAGCAGGCGGACGGCCAGGCGCTGCTGGCGCCTGACATCGTTCCGGTCGCCGAGCGATTGGGCCTGATCCGGCTGGTCGACCACCGCGTGCTCGAACTCGCGGTCGCCGAACTCGCGGCGTCGCCGAACGTGCGGCTCAGCCTCAATATCTCGCCCGACACCACGATGGACCCGGATTGGTGGACCGGAATCGAATCGCTGATGCGGGCCCATCCCGGCGCCGGCGAGCGGCTGATCGTCGAAATCACCGAAACGGTGGCGATCCAGGACATCGACGACGTCCGCGGTTTCGTCACCCGCTTGAAGAATTTCGGCAGCCAGATTGCGATCGACGATTTCGGCGCCGGCTACACCTCATTCCGAAACCTGCGCAAGCTCGGCGTCGACATCGTGAAGATCGACGGCGCCTTCGTGCAGAACATCGCACGCTCCGCGGACGATCGCGCCTTCGTGCATACGCTGATCGACCTGGCCAACCGCCTGCAGATCAAGACTGTCGCGGAATGGGTGCAGGACGAAGAAGCCGCCGTGATGCTGCGCGAATGGGGCTGCGATTACATCCAGGGCCGCCTGATCGGGCTGGCCTCGCCGCAGCGGCCGTGGAGCACGGCGGCGGCCGATACGGTGCTGCCAGCGGCGGGTTAG
- the phaR gene encoding polyhydroxyalkanoate synthesis repressor PhaR, which produces MAKSEQPTTIKKYANRRLYNTGTSTYVTLEDLAAMVKEGEDFLVYDAKTGDDITRSVLAQIIFEQENKAGQNLLPTTFLRQLIRFYGDSMQMVVPKYLEQSIDTLTREQEKFRKQLTNTFSGTPFAPLEEHVRRNMELFQQTFSMFKPFVPPRPGASTTEPEKVPEPAPDEDNIDDLRRQMKDMQERLERMSKEPKKEE; this is translated from the coding sequence ATGGCAAAGTCAGAACAACCTACGACTATCAAGAAATACGCCAACCGGCGGCTCTATAATACCGGAACCAGCACGTATGTGACGCTCGAGGATCTCGCGGCGATGGTGAAGGAAGGCGAGGATTTTCTCGTCTATGACGCCAAGACCGGCGACGATATCACCCGCTCCGTGCTGGCGCAGATCATCTTCGAGCAGGAAAACAAGGCCGGACAAAATCTGTTGCCCACCACTTTCCTGCGGCAGTTGATCCGCTTCTACGGCGACAGCATGCAGATGGTGGTTCCGAAATATCTGGAGCAGTCGATCGACACGCTGACGCGCGAACAGGAAAAATTCCGCAAGCAGCTCACCAACACGTTCAGCGGAACGCCGTTCGCGCCACTCGAGGAACATGTCCGCCGCAACATGGAATTGTTTCAGCAGACGTTCTCGATGTTCAAGCCGTTCGTGCCGCCGCGCCCCGGCGCGAGCACGACCGAGCCGGAGAAGGTGCCGGAGCCGGCGCCCGACGAAGACAATATCGACGATCTTCGCCGCCAGATGAAGGACATGCAGGAACGCCTCGAGCGCATGTCGAAAGAGCCGAAGAAGGAAGAGTAG
- a CDS encoding acetyl-CoA C-acetyltransferase produces the protein MSDDVVIVSAARTPVGSFNGAFATMPAHDLGAVAIKAALERAGIEPGRVSEVIMGQILTAAQGQNPARQASIAAGIPVESPAWGVNQLCGSGLRTVALGYQALLNGDSEIVVAGGQESMSMAPHAQYLRGGVKMGGLELVDTMIKDGLWDAFNGYHMGNTAENVARQWQITRAQQDEFAVKSQNKAEAAQKAGKFKDEIVPVTIKTRKGDIIVADDEYPRHGATIDAMAKLKPAFEKDGTVTAGSASGINDGAAAVVLMTAKQAAKEGKKPLGRIVSWAQAGVDPKIMGSGPIPASRAALKKAGWNVGDLDLVEANEAFAAQACAVNKDLGWDTGKVNVNGGAIAIGHPVGASGARVLVTLLHEMQKRDAKKGLATLCIGGGMGIAMCIARD, from the coding sequence ATGTCAGACGATGTCGTCATCGTCAGCGCCGCCCGCACCCCGGTCGGCAGCTTCAACGGCGCGTTCGCCACCATGCCTGCCCATGACCTCGGCGCCGTCGCCATCAAGGCCGCGCTTGAGCGGGCCGGCATCGAGCCCGGCCGCGTCTCCGAAGTTATCATGGGTCAGATCCTGACGGCAGCCCAGGGCCAGAACCCGGCCCGCCAGGCCTCGATCGCTGCCGGTATTCCGGTGGAAAGCCCGGCCTGGGGCGTCAATCAGCTCTGCGGCTCGGGCCTGCGCACGGTCGCGCTGGGCTATCAGGCGCTGCTCAACGGCGATTCCGAGATTGTCGTTGCCGGCGGCCAGGAATCCATGAGCATGGCCCCGCATGCGCAATATCTGCGCGGCGGCGTCAAGATGGGCGGCCTCGAACTGGTCGACACCATGATCAAGGACGGCCTGTGGGACGCCTTCAACGGCTACCACATGGGCAACACCGCCGAGAACGTAGCGCGGCAGTGGCAGATCACCCGTGCCCAGCAGGACGAGTTCGCGGTCAAATCGCAGAACAAGGCCGAGGCCGCGCAGAAGGCCGGCAAGTTCAAGGACGAAATCGTCCCGGTGACCATCAAGACCCGCAAGGGCGATATCATCGTGGCCGACGATGAATATCCGCGCCACGGTGCGACCATCGACGCGATGGCCAAGCTGAAACCGGCCTTCGAGAAGGACGGCACCGTCACCGCCGGCAGCGCATCCGGCATCAATGACGGCGCCGCCGCCGTGGTGCTGATGACCGCGAAACAAGCCGCCAAGGAAGGCAAGAAGCCGCTTGGCCGGATCGTGTCCTGGGCCCAGGCCGGCGTCGATCCCAAGATCATGGGCTCGGGCCCGATCCCGGCCTCGCGCGCCGCGCTGAAGAAGGCTGGCTGGAATGTCGGTGACCTCGACCTGGTCGAGGCCAACGAGGCGTTCGCGGCACAGGCCTGCGCGGTCAACAAGGACCTCGGCTGGGATACCGGCAAGGTCAATGTCAATGGCGGTGCGATCGCGATCGGCCACCCGGTTGGCGCGTCCGGCGCGCGCGTGCTGGTAACGCTGCTGCACGAGATGCAGAAGCGCGATGCCAAGAAGGGCCTCGCCACGCTGTGCATCGGCGGCGGCATGGGCATCGCGATGTGCATTGCACGCGACTGA
- the phbB gene encoding acetoacetyl-CoA reductase: MARVALVTGGTRGIGASISKALKAAGYKVAASYAGNDAAAEKFKSETGIPVYKWDVSSFDACADGVKKVEADLGPIDVLINNAGITKDGAFHKMTLDQWNAVINTNLGSLFNMTRQVIEGMRARKFGRVINISSINGQKGQFGQVNYSAAKAGDIGFTKALALENAKGGVTVNAICPGYINTEMVQAVPKEVLEKSILPLIPVNRLGEPEEIARAVVFLAADEAGGITGSTMTINGGQYMV, from the coding sequence ATGGCACGTGTTGCATTGGTTACGGGGGGCACGAGGGGTATCGGCGCTTCGATCAGCAAGGCGCTGAAGGCTGCGGGCTACAAGGTTGCGGCGAGCTACGCCGGCAATGATGCCGCCGCCGAGAAATTCAAGTCCGAGACCGGCATTCCCGTCTACAAATGGGATGTCAGCTCGTTCGACGCCTGCGCCGACGGCGTCAAGAAGGTCGAGGCCGATCTCGGCCCGATCGACGTGCTCATCAACAATGCCGGCATCACCAAGGACGGCGCCTTCCACAAGATGACGCTCGATCAGTGGAACGCGGTCATCAACACCAATCTCGGCTCGCTGTTCAACATGACGCGCCAGGTGATCGAAGGCATGCGCGCCCGCAAGTTCGGCCGCGTCATCAACATCTCCTCGATCAATGGCCAGAAGGGCCAGTTCGGTCAGGTCAACTATTCCGCGGCCAAGGCCGGCGACATCGGTTTCACCAAGGCGCTCGCGCTGGAGAACGCCAAGGGCGGCGTCACCGTGAACGCGATCTGCCCCGGCTACATCAACACCGAGATGGTGCAGGCGGTGCCGAAGGAGGTGCTGGAGAAGAGCATCCTGCCGCTGATCCCGGTGAACCGTCTCGGCGAGCCCGAAGAAATCGCCCGCGCCGTGGTGTTCCTCGCCGCCGATGAGGCTGGAGGCATCACCGGCTCGACGATGACGATCAACGGCGGGCAGTACATGGTGTAA